In one Acidimicrobiales bacterium genomic region, the following are encoded:
- a CDS encoding SDR family oxidoreductase, translated as MDKSRFDSLFDLNGRAAIVTGGTRGIGRAIAEGLVLAGASVAVASRKAEACKETETHLQSIGGDAIGVPTHMGDLEQLSGLVSATADRFGRIDIVVNNAANALALPVGEFTAAAWSKSFDVNLRGPVFLVQEALPYLKSSGKGSVINVISVGAFLFSQSEAMYSAGKAGLMSFTRTMAAAYAPHGIRVNALAPGTTDTDMVRNTGPESVEAMTVASHLRRLAEPDEMVGPALLLASDAGSYMTGQVLIADGGLAPH; from the coding sequence GTGGACAAGTCGCGGTTCGACTCACTCTTCGATTTGAACGGTCGCGCTGCGATCGTCACCGGCGGGACTAGGGGGATCGGGAGGGCCATCGCTGAGGGCCTCGTGCTTGCCGGCGCGTCGGTCGCTGTGGCCAGCCGCAAGGCTGAGGCATGCAAAGAGACCGAGACGCATCTTCAGTCGATCGGCGGAGACGCGATCGGTGTGCCGACCCACATGGGAGATCTCGAGCAGCTGTCCGGGCTGGTGTCGGCAACGGCTGACCGCTTTGGTCGCATCGACATCGTCGTGAACAACGCCGCGAACGCTCTCGCCTTGCCCGTAGGAGAGTTCACAGCTGCTGCCTGGTCCAAGTCCTTCGACGTCAACCTACGAGGACCGGTGTTCCTCGTTCAGGAGGCCCTCCCCTATCTCAAGTCGTCGGGGAAGGGCTCTGTGATCAACGTGATCTCGGTGGGAGCCTTTCTGTTCTCGCAGAGCGAAGCGATGTACTCAGCCGGCAAGGCAGGGCTGATGTCGTTCACGCGCACCATGGCCGCTGCGTATGCCCCGCACGGGATACGGGTAAACGCACTCGCACCGGGCACCACGGACACGGACATGGTGCGCAACACCGGTCCCGAGTCGGTCGAGGCGATGACCGTGGCCAGCCACTTGAGGCGCCTCGCCGAACCAGACGAGATGGTCGGGCCCGCGCTCCTGCTGGCATCCGACGCCGGGAGCTATATGACTGGACAGGTCTTGATAGCGGACGGCGGTCTGGCGCCTCACTGA
- a CDS encoding SDR family oxidoreductase, whose translation MTILDMFRLDGKVAIVTGASSGLGVAFAVALAEAGADVALGARRVDRLKETANEVQARGRRAISVGTDVSSPDDCQKLVQATLSEFGRVDILVNNAGIGTAYPATRESADQFREVIDINLNGCYWMAQACGRVMKPGSSIVNISSVLGLTSAGLPQAAYSASKAGLIGLTRDLAQQWTGRKGIRVNALAPGFFESEMTDQYPEGYLDSQMPRVLVGRPGDPRELAAALIFLVSDAGAYVTGAVLPVEGGLLTS comes from the coding sequence GTGACGATCCTCGACATGTTCCGCCTCGACGGCAAGGTTGCGATCGTGACCGGAGCGTCGTCAGGCCTCGGCGTCGCGTTCGCAGTCGCACTGGCCGAAGCCGGCGCGGACGTCGCTCTCGGAGCACGCCGCGTCGACCGGCTCAAGGAGACCGCAAACGAAGTACAGGCCCGCGGCCGGCGGGCGATCTCGGTAGGCACCGACGTGTCCTCGCCCGATGACTGCCAGAAGCTGGTTCAGGCGACTCTGAGCGAGTTCGGGCGGGTGGACATCCTGGTCAACAACGCCGGGATCGGCACCGCTTACCCCGCCACCCGCGAGTCAGCGGACCAGTTCCGCGAGGTGATCGACATCAACCTCAACGGTTGCTATTGGATGGCTCAGGCTTGCGGAAGGGTGATGAAGCCGGGGAGCTCCATCGTCAACATCTCGAGCGTCCTCGGTCTGACTAGCGCGGGCCTTCCCCAAGCCGCATATTCGGCGAGCAAGGCCGGATTGATCGGGCTAACCCGCGACCTGGCGCAGCAGTGGACGGGTCGCAAGGGGATCCGGGTGAATGCCCTCGCCCCGGGATTCTTCGAATCGGAGATGACCGACCAGTACCCGGAGGGATACCTCGACTCGCAGATGCCTCGGGTGCTCGTGGGCCGGCCGGGGGACCCCCGGGAGCTCGCAGCCGCCTTGATCTTCCTCGTCAGCGACGCGGGCGCGTACGTAACAGGCGCGGTACTTCCGGTCGAAGGCGGCCTGCTCACCAGCTAA
- a CDS encoding EthD family reductase — protein sequence MIRLSVFYPASEGAKFDHDYYRDKHVPLCTKTWNLDSAEIDRGIDGPYVAAVHFRFASPEALQAAMGSEGTGAILADVANYTDIAPVLQTSEIVDR from the coding sequence ATGATCCGTCTAAGCGTGTTCTACCCCGCCTCCGAGGGCGCCAAGTTCGACCACGACTACTACAGAGACAAGCACGTTCCGCTGTGCACGAAGACATGGAACCTCGACAGCGCGGAGATCGACCGCGGGATCGACGGGCCCTACGTGGCGGCGGTCCATTTCAGGTTCGCCTCGCCCGAGGCGCTCCAGGCCGCCATGGGCTCAGAAGGCACCGGCGCGATTCTCGCTGACGTGGCCAACTACACTGACATCGCGCCCGTCCTCCAGACCAGCGAAATCGTCGACCGCTAG
- a CDS encoding enoyl-CoA hydratase/isomerase family protein, with amino-acid sequence MALLSLADAVELLEGVRRGHLDLDRLPTYPMLVVDLDSGDQRLAERVVPETGWPIVIVGVGSASSTPPARADVLLTESSDPPAPWVLVTEGIDKALLDLQHTLAGCPQAGATLVQVLRSNENATVGTALAIESLAYATLQGGDEHRAWLEGLNRPSPDLDDAPSVVLEREGSLLHVTLDRPSRRNAYSSKMRDELIEALKLAAADESISRVDLRGNGPNFCSGGDLAEFGTVTDTASAHWIRMQRSAGWWLHHVGAKTAVRVHGGCVGAGVELPGFAASVEAAAGATFALPEVKMGLIPGAGGTASVPRRIGRQRTAWLALTGRTLDAETALGWGLVDRLSRGAD; translated from the coding sequence GTGGCGCTCCTGTCCCTCGCAGACGCGGTCGAGCTGCTCGAAGGAGTTCGCCGCGGTCACCTTGACCTCGATCGCCTCCCTACCTACCCGATGTTGGTCGTCGACCTCGACAGCGGCGATCAACGGCTCGCAGAAAGAGTCGTTCCCGAAACCGGCTGGCCGATCGTCATCGTCGGCGTCGGCTCCGCGTCATCTACGCCCCCCGCCCGTGCGGATGTCCTGCTGACCGAATCATCCGATCCGCCGGCTCCTTGGGTTCTGGTCACCGAGGGCATAGACAAGGCGCTACTGGATCTACAGCACACGCTCGCAGGGTGCCCGCAAGCGGGTGCGACGCTCGTCCAAGTGCTCCGATCGAACGAGAACGCCACCGTCGGCACGGCGCTGGCAATCGAATCGCTTGCCTACGCGACCCTTCAAGGGGGTGACGAGCACCGTGCCTGGCTGGAAGGGCTCAACCGACCATCGCCCGACCTGGATGACGCACCCTCGGTTGTACTCGAACGCGAGGGGTCGCTGTTGCACGTAACCCTCGACAGGCCGTCGCGCCGCAACGCGTACAGCTCCAAGATGCGCGACGAACTGATCGAGGCCCTGAAGCTCGCCGCCGCCGACGAATCGATCAGTCGGGTCGACTTGAGAGGCAACGGTCCCAACTTCTGCAGCGGGGGGGATCTGGCCGAGTTCGGAACGGTCACCGACACCGCATCCGCCCACTGGATACGGATGCAGAGAAGCGCAGGCTGGTGGCTCCACCACGTAGGCGCGAAGACAGCGGTGCGTGTTCACGGTGGGTGCGTCGGCGCGGGAGTCGAGCTCCCCGGGTTCGCGGCGAGCGTCGAAGCGGCCGCCGGCGCGACGTTCGCTCTCCCCGAGGTGAAGATGGGTTTGATTCCCGGTGCCGGCGGAACCGCGAGCGTCCCCCGCCGCATCGGCCGTCAAAGGACCGCGTGGCTGGCACTCACCGGACGTACGCTCGACGCCGAGACCGCGCTCGGCTGGGGACTGGTTGACCGGTTGTCGCGTGGTGCAGACTGA
- a CDS encoding amidohydrolase family protein: MGLIIRGATVRGTTCDVRVDGDRITDVARTVARQSGDEEIDAGGGALIPGLHDHHIHLRAWAASTESVFVGPSVLSGEPDLGAALREAGTGPDGWVRAVGYHESVAGSLDRDILDGLAPDRPVRVQHRSGILWMLNSPALELVGAEDDLSAGIERSADGRASGRLWRMDDWLADRLARSSQTGDRVVRRSDWFRSAVVALSRIAAARGVTGWTDATPHRDETETALLFEASASGSIRQRLHLMQPLDAEPEDQIGGRPGPVKVLLDDMTLPTLEWLSGVVSDAHRRQRAVAVHCVTTSQLTLAVSAFECCAGQPPAQTESERESDRIEHGAVIPDGFLPLIADQGLTVVTQPNFVYERGDDYLSEVEGGELQDLWRARSLIAAGVPLAAGTDAPFGSPDPWLAVRSSIRRQTRSGSTLNGRELLEWSSALGLWLGDALSPAVPREVSPGQRGDLVLLGTILPEALDGQDPVDVRVTVIKGEVAFAAD, translated from the coding sequence GTGGGGTTGATCATCCGTGGGGCGACCGTGCGGGGCACGACGTGTGACGTCCGAGTAGACGGAGACCGGATCACCGACGTCGCCCGCACCGTCGCGAGACAGAGCGGGGACGAGGAGATCGACGCGGGGGGCGGGGCTTTGATCCCGGGGCTTCACGACCATCACATTCACCTGAGGGCGTGGGCGGCGTCGACAGAATCCGTATTCGTCGGACCGTCGGTCCTAAGCGGAGAACCAGATCTCGGCGCCGCCTTGCGCGAAGCCGGAACAGGTCCTGACGGTTGGGTCCGGGCGGTGGGCTACCACGAGTCCGTGGCCGGATCCCTCGATCGCGACATCCTCGACGGGCTCGCGCCGGACCGACCGGTTCGGGTGCAGCACCGCAGCGGGATCCTCTGGATGCTCAACTCACCCGCCTTGGAACTGGTTGGCGCCGAAGACGACTTGTCCGCAGGCATCGAGCGTTCGGCGGACGGCCGGGCCAGCGGACGGCTCTGGCGGATGGATGACTGGCTTGCCGATCGGCTGGCGAGGTCCTCTCAGACCGGGGACAGGGTGGTCCGCCGATCCGATTGGTTCAGGTCGGCCGTCGTTGCGCTGAGCAGAATCGCGGCGGCGCGAGGGGTGACCGGATGGACCGACGCTACGCCACACCGCGACGAAACCGAGACCGCTTTGTTGTTCGAAGCGTCTGCCAGCGGTTCGATCAGGCAGCGGCTCCATCTGATGCAGCCCCTGGATGCGGAACCCGAAGACCAAATCGGCGGTAGGCCCGGACCCGTCAAAGTGCTGCTGGACGATATGACGCTCCCAACGCTCGAATGGCTTTCGGGTGTTGTGTCGGACGCGCACCGCCGGCAGCGCGCGGTGGCGGTGCATTGCGTCACGACGTCGCAACTAACCCTGGCAGTGAGCGCGTTCGAATGTTGCGCCGGCCAGCCGCCAGCGCAAACGGAATCGGAACGCGAAAGCGATCGCATAGAGCACGGAGCGGTGATTCCCGACGGCTTCCTGCCGCTCATCGCCGACCAGGGGCTGACGGTTGTCACCCAGCCCAACTTCGTGTACGAACGCGGGGACGATTATCTCTCCGAGGTGGAGGGCGGGGAACTGCAGGACCTGTGGAGAGCACGTTCGCTCATCGCAGCCGGCGTACCGCTGGCGGCAGGTACGGACGCGCCTTTCGGCTCACCCGATCCGTGGCTGGCGGTGCGATCGTCGATTCGTAGACAGACGCGTTCCGGAAGCACTCTCAACGGTCGCGAACTCCTCGAGTGGAGCAGCGCGCTAGGGCTGTGGCTGGGAGATGCGTTGTCGCCCGCGGTCCCGCGCGAGGTGTCACCTGGACAGCGCGGTGATCTCGTCCTCCTCGGAACGATCCTCCCAGAAGCGCTCGATGGTCAGGATCCCGTCGATGTGCGAGTGACCGTCATCAAAGGGGAGGTCGCCTTCGCCGCGGACTGA
- a CDS encoding nuclear transport factor 2 family protein, with translation MSSEAAICNLLYRYAELIDSGRFDDIATELFAHARLVVGPRDTGALDAQQMLEIFKKTTIRYEDGTPHTKHVITNPIVEVDEDSGTASCRSYYTVFQQTETLPLQPIVCGRYHDRFERVDGRWRFAERDYTMVDLVGDVSQHLTYQLRQPAT, from the coding sequence ATGTCTAGCGAAGCCGCCATTTGCAACCTTCTCTATCGCTACGCGGAGCTGATCGATTCGGGAAGGTTCGACGACATCGCGACCGAGCTGTTCGCTCACGCCCGGCTCGTCGTGGGACCCCGGGACACGGGGGCGCTCGACGCGCAGCAGATGCTGGAGATCTTCAAGAAGACGACCATCCGCTACGAGGACGGGACGCCCCACACCAAGCACGTCATCACCAACCCGATCGTCGAGGTGGACGAAGATTCCGGCACGGCCAGCTGCCGCTCCTACTACACGGTGTTCCAACAGACCGAAACGTTGCCGCTGCAGCCGATCGTGTGCGGCCGATACCACGACCGGTTCGAAAGGGTCGACGGGCGATGGCGATTCGCCGAGCGGGACTACACCATGGTCGACCTCGTCGGGGACGTTTCCCAGCACCTGACCTACCAGCTCCGGCAGCCGGCCACCTGA
- a CDS encoding CoA transferase — protein sequence MPEPRAGAVGEDQAAIWNATRAWARSGVMALCGHRTEPPVLPPLSVPSRLRQVVADIERLTAERGRPVRVCWEAALAGRAALLGLTRQGRMSANGTCRLLDSPDGHIALSLARPDDLDLIPALTSAPVPGDPWDAVAQLASRTPAAEFVQRARLLGLAVAALGERAARRPYLTTQAGDIGVFAPGQPWTVVDLSSLWAGPLAARLLAEAGARVVKVEDPMRPDGARQNPSFYSWIHDGSESSVHVDFGSGAGRRELAEILRAATVVIEASRPRALEQLGLSPEQRGLQPGQVWVSITGHGRTGPGRDWIGFGDDAAIAGGLHCRDSAGKAVFCGDAIADPITGLVSVLAVLRSLEQGGGNIVDVSLSGVASWIRGVPGSAVAPIVERVASGWVVRLGSQEAPVAESPPRMRFVETL from the coding sequence ATGCCCGAACCCCGAGCTGGCGCAGTTGGCGAAGACCAGGCCGCTATCTGGAACGCAACTCGGGCTTGGGCCCGCTCCGGAGTCATGGCCCTGTGCGGGCACCGAACCGAACCTCCGGTGCTGCCACCCTTGTCGGTTCCATCACGCCTCCGCCAGGTCGTCGCGGACATCGAGCGACTGACCGCCGAACGGGGCAGGCCGGTGCGGGTCTGCTGGGAGGCTGCTCTCGCGGGAAGGGCCGCCCTGCTGGGCCTCACCCGCCAGGGCAGGATGTCCGCCAACGGGACTTGCCGCCTTCTCGATTCACCGGATGGCCATATTGCTTTGAGCCTGGCGCGCCCGGACGATCTCGACTTGATTCCAGCGCTCACTTCGGCACCGGTCCCCGGCGACCCTTGGGATGCGGTCGCCCAATTGGCCTCTCGCACACCCGCGGCCGAGTTCGTGCAACGGGCGCGCCTGCTGGGACTCGCCGTTGCGGCTCTGGGGGAACGAGCCGCCCGCCGCCCGTATCTCACGACCCAAGCAGGCGACATAGGAGTCTTCGCGCCGGGGCAACCCTGGACAGTCGTCGACCTGTCAAGCCTCTGGGCGGGGCCTCTCGCCGCCAGGTTGCTCGCCGAGGCGGGAGCCCGAGTAGTGAAGGTCGAGGATCCCATGCGGCCCGACGGCGCGCGCCAGAATCCGTCCTTCTACTCGTGGATCCACGACGGATCCGAGTCGAGCGTTCATGTCGATTTCGGATCCGGCGCCGGCCGGAGGGAGCTGGCGGAGATCCTGCGCGCCGCGACGGTGGTGATCGAGGCGTCCAGACCACGGGCCCTCGAACAGCTCGGCCTGTCGCCGGAGCAGCGAGGCCTGCAACCGGGCCAGGTCTGGGTCAGCATCACCGGCCACGGGAGAACCGGGCCGGGCAGGGACTGGATCGGGTTCGGCGATGACGCTGCCATCGCGGGCGGCCTTCACTGCCGCGACTCGGCCGGCAAAGCCGTCTTTTGTGGCGATGCGATTGCCGATCCGATCACCGGTCTGGTGTCGGTGCTCGCGGTTCTCCGTTCCCTCGAGCAGGGAGGAGGCAACATCGTCGACGTGTCCCTGAGCGGTGTCGCGTCCTGGATACGTGGCGTACCGGGCTCGGCGGTCGCGCCGATCGTCGAGCGTGTCGCGAGCGGCTGGGTCGTCCGCCTCGGAAGCCAGGAAGCACCCGTGGCTGAATCCCCGCCGCGAATGCGTTTCGTCGAGACGCTTTAG
- a CDS encoding TetR/AcrR family transcriptional regulator, protein MATGIRMSAEERRQAVLGAAARSFAASGYEGTSTEDIARLAGISQPYIFRLFGSKKELFIAVVDRCFDRTVAAFEEAAGDLTGEEALHAMGMAYSELIQDPAILKVELHAFTASAEDADIRRAAQAGMRRVWETAAARSRLGPDDLRSWLAMGMLCNVVAALGLEGLDQSWARDLTSPMTEQFEASSA, encoded by the coding sequence ATGGCCACGGGAATCCGCATGAGCGCAGAGGAGCGACGCCAAGCGGTACTCGGCGCCGCGGCGAGGTCCTTCGCAGCCTCGGGGTACGAGGGCACCTCGACGGAGGACATAGCTCGCCTGGCCGGAATCTCGCAGCCCTACATTTTCCGGCTGTTCGGCTCCAAGAAGGAGCTGTTCATAGCGGTGGTCGACCGCTGCTTCGACCGGACGGTGGCCGCGTTCGAGGAGGCAGCCGGTGATCTCACGGGGGAGGAAGCCCTTCACGCTATGGGGATGGCGTATTCGGAGCTGATCCAGGACCCCGCGATACTCAAGGTTGAGCTGCACGCGTTCACCGCGTCCGCGGAGGACGCCGACATCCGCCGGGCGGCGCAGGCCGGCATGCGCCGGGTCTGGGAGACCGCGGCTGCTCGTTCCCGCCTGGGACCCGACGACCTGCGCTCCTGGCTGGCAATGGGGATGCTCTGCAATGTCGTCGCTGCCCTAGGCCTTGAGGGCCTGGACCAGTCGTGGGCCAGGGACCTGACCTCGCCGATGACCGAGCAGTTCGAGGCGTCGTCCGCCTGA
- a CDS encoding DHA2 family efflux MFS transporter permease subunit has product MTKPGLSRTGWTFVITSAALFMTALDNLVVTTALPSIRSHLHASLGSLEWTVSAYTLTFAVLLLTGAALGDRFGRRRLFIAGLAVFTVASAGAALAPGVGALVTARAIQGVGAAVLTPLTLTLLASAVPPERRGLALGAWGAVGGLAVAVGPLIGGAIVEGASWQWIFWVNVPIGLALLPLAATKIDESWGPRKPLDLPGVAFASAGLLGIVLALVRSTSVGWTSSEVLIALAGGAAMVGAFVAWERRTDHPMLPLGLFRSRSFTSSNLASLLMSFGMFGSIFLLAQFLQVVQGASPLSAGVKTLPWTAMPAIVAPVAGIVTQRIGGRSVLAVGLALQAAGLAWIAAVLSAAVPYADLVPAFVMSGVGMGMFFAPMAGTVLESVSAADEGIASGTNNAIRELGGVLGIAVLASVFSGSGGYSSGHAFVQGLLPALLVGTAILAVAVVAALAIPRRRSADGVDVSETLMVPDAPQFHDAPYVGRELELV; this is encoded by the coding sequence ATGACCAAGCCAGGACTTTCACGGACCGGATGGACCTTTGTGATCACTTCGGCCGCTCTGTTCATGACCGCACTCGACAACCTGGTCGTGACCACGGCCCTTCCTTCGATCCGGTCCCACCTCCACGCTTCCCTTGGGAGCCTCGAGTGGACGGTGAGCGCCTACACGCTCACCTTCGCAGTACTTCTCCTCACCGGCGCGGCTCTCGGGGACCGCTTCGGACGCCGGCGACTTTTCATCGCCGGGCTCGCAGTTTTCACGGTCGCATCGGCCGGCGCAGCGCTGGCACCCGGTGTCGGCGCGTTGGTGACCGCGAGAGCGATCCAGGGGGTGGGCGCCGCAGTGTTGACACCCCTCACCCTCACGTTGCTGGCATCCGCCGTGCCCCCCGAGCGGCGCGGGTTGGCGCTCGGCGCGTGGGGCGCGGTCGGAGGCCTCGCGGTCGCGGTCGGTCCGCTGATCGGTGGAGCGATCGTCGAGGGCGCGTCCTGGCAGTGGATCTTCTGGGTAAACGTCCCGATCGGTTTGGCGCTGCTGCCGCTGGCCGCCACGAAGATCGATGAGAGTTGGGGCCCGAGGAAGCCGCTCGACTTGCCGGGCGTGGCGTTCGCAAGCGCGGGACTGCTCGGGATCGTGCTTGCTCTCGTGCGGAGCACCAGCGTCGGCTGGACCTCGTCTGAGGTACTCATCGCGCTAGCCGGCGGCGCGGCGATGGTGGGGGCGTTCGTCGCCTGGGAGCGCCGGACGGATCATCCGATGCTTCCGCTCGGGCTGTTCCGAAGCCGCTCGTTCACCTCTTCGAACCTCGCGTCGCTGCTGATGTCGTTCGGCATGTTCGGCTCTATCTTCCTGCTCGCCCAGTTTCTTCAGGTCGTGCAGGGGGCGTCGCCGCTCTCGGCCGGCGTGAAGACGCTTCCCTGGACTGCAATGCCGGCCATAGTGGCGCCCGTCGCTGGGATCGTCACGCAGCGAATCGGCGGCCGCTCCGTGTTGGCTGTCGGCCTGGCTCTTCAGGCTGCCGGCCTCGCCTGGATCGCTGCGGTTCTGTCCGCAGCTGTGCCTTATGCAGACCTGGTGCCGGCGTTCGTGATGAGCGGGGTCGGCATGGGGATGTTCTTCGCCCCGATGGCGGGGACCGTTCTCGAGTCGGTCTCGGCCGCGGATGAGGGGATCGCTTCGGGAACTAACAACGCGATCCGCGAACTCGGCGGAGTGCTGGGCATCGCAGTGCTGGCGTCGGTGTTTTCGGGTAGCGGCGGCTATTCGAGTGGCCACGCATTCGTCCAGGGCCTCCTTCCCGCCCTGCTGGTAGGCACCGCGATCCTGGCGGTCGCGGTCGTGGCCGCTCTCGCCATCCCTCGGCGGCGCAGCGCGGACGGCGTTGATGTTTCGGAGACCCTTATGGTTCCGGATGCGCCACAGTTCCACGACGCGCCGTATGTTGGTCGCGAGCTCGAACTCGTCTGA